In Halodesulfovibrio aestuarii DSM 17919 = ATCC 29578, the DNA window CTTACCGTGATCGACCCGAACCATAAAACATCGCTCGGAACCAAAATCCATAGTAACAACATAACTCACGTGGTCAGACTTGCTGCGCCATGTCACAATAATGGTTTTAGGATTAACCTGAGAAATTAAATACCCAGTCAAACCAGTTGAGGTGCCGATATTCCCTGTGAATCTCCACGCAAGCTCTTTAGATGAAATAAACTGCATCTTAATAGTAGAATCAGGAAATGCCCCCGACTCCAGTGAGACAAGTACAGTCTGCCCCACAAGTGTGTCCGGTGTAATCTCTGAGTGAAAAAGACTGCACCCTGCTAAAAAAACTATCAAAAAAACAAAAACAAGCGCGTGCTGTCTCATGAACACTCCTCACTTACACTCGACTGAGGAAGAATGCGCCATGAAGAACAGGAACCAGAGAGACTCTATTCCCTGTTCCATGACAACCTACGTATTTAACACACCGTTACAGAAGGATCTTCATTAGAAGTTTTCTGTTCATATGGATTGTGCATCTCAGGCGTTGTCTTATCCATATTTTCATCACCTTTTTCGGTGCATTCATCATCTTTTTTCACAGAATCTTGGTTCGTATCGTTGGTATCTGTCCCTTCCGGCATCATCTCTTCCCGAGTTTTATCTTCATCAACTTTTTCCTCAGGCATAACTTTTTCCACATCAGCATCTTTATCTTCTGTCTGACCTTTTTCGACGGTGCCGGAAGTTGTATCTTTTTGCATTTCTTGTTGCGTATCGGGAGATTCGGTGTTTGTAGCAGAATTGTCACTTCCGCACCCAACGAACAACAACATTGCACAACCAACTAACAAGAAACAAGATTTCTTTAACATACTGTCCACCTGTTATATGAATCATCTTATCTAACTGTCTTAAAGTGGCATAAAACAGACTTTTCTAGAAAGTATATGCATTGAAAAATAATGTAGATTTAGGAATATAAAGTTTTAAAGAGAACTACTACTTTGTAATTACATGCAGTTTTTAACACATCATAAAAACACAACCTATTTTTCTTGAGTACAAAAAGAGAATTGCAACCACTTAACAACATTACAACATTCATCTCTTCAAACAATAACATACTGTTTTAAAAGTTTTTTTTGCAGAACGCTTGACTTCAAAATACAACTTCATAAAATGCTCAAAAAGTACACCTAGTAAAGGCTCACCCACAACAAAACAATATCTCATAATAAACTACAAAGGATGCCAATATGTTCATTGTATCTCTCACTTACACATGTGAATTGGATCAAATCAACGCACACCTTGAAGCACATATTGCGTACCTTAAGAACCAATATGCATTAGGGCATTTTGTCGCTTCCGGCAGAAAAGTTCCTCGCACAGGTGGAGTAATTCTGGCTCGATTTGACTCCCGGGAAGAACTGGATGCAGCACTTCAGCTTGACCCATTCTACAAAGAAAAACTTGCTTCCTATGAGATTCAGGAGTTCATACCGACGATGGTTGGGGAAGGTCTTGAGGCCATACGAGAAGAAGCGTAATTACTTGAAATGAGCAAAGCCTCTTCTGAAGTAACCACAATATTGGAGCAGGAAGCTCTGCTCCAATCCAGAGGATTTTCTCGAGCTCCACACGGGAAGAGTCCTTTGCCGGGGCAATACTCTGTGCTGCAAGAAACTGAAGTGATGGCTGAACAACCTACATATATGTTTCTTGTTAATTCAGGACACTGTATCCGTAGAATCACTGGTTTTACGGACAACCATAATACAAACAAACCACGTTAAGATTACAAGGACACCATCATGGGACACATCATTGCTAAAGACATATACAAAGAACTCGGAGAAAAGCTCGACGGATCTATGGTGCGTATGCCTTGGAATGATGCCCTGAAAGAAATGGTGACCTATCTATACACTCCTGCTGAAGCGGAGCTTATTGTTGCAATGCCATACAGGCCGGCAACGCTGGAACGCATTGCAACAATGACCAAGCTCAACGAGACCAAACTACGCTACATGCTTGATGGTCTATGCAAAAAGGGGCTTGTTTGCGACATATGGAATGGTGACCAATACGAATATATGGTCAGCCCTTTTGTTGTTGGTTTTTTTGAATTCACCATGATGCGTACCGGAACCAATCTGCCGCAGAAAAAATGGGCAGAACTGTTTCAAGCGTATATGTTCGGGAAAAAAGAATTTCTGGATGCTAACTTTGCTGATGGTCAAAAAATTTCCGTCATGCGTGCACTGCCGTACGAAGAAACTATTATTGCGGATCCGCATGTAGAAGTGCTTGATTACGAACGTGCTGCAGCCCTTATCGACGCTCAATCATCTTTTGCTGTGGGCCTGTGTTCCTGCCGGCACGAAAAACACCACCTTGGCGAACAAAAATGCAATGTTCCACTGGACACCTGCACTACCATCGGGAGCGGGGCAGAATTTCTTATTCGAAACAACCTTGCCAGACGTTCCAGTAAAGATGAAATGTTCGACATACTTGCCCGCTCAAAAGACATGGGATTCACCCTCACAGCGGATAACGTAAAGCAGGATGTAGGATTTATTTGCCACTGTTGCGGCTGCTGCTGTACCCTTATGAACGGAATCAAAAAAACCGGATACACCAACATTCTTGTATCATCCTCCTTTGTTGCCACATGCAGCGAGGAAGACTGCATCGGGTGCGGCCTGTGCGCCAAGGCCTGTCCTGTTGATGCCATTTCCATGCAGGAACGCTTCGGTGCTGTCATCAAAGATAAGCGTCCTAAAAAGCTTGCAGTAATTGATACAGACCGTTGTCTGGGATGCGGTGTATGTGCGCTACAATGCAAACCCAAAGCACTCGTTCTGGAAAAAACATCCAAGCGTGTAATCCATCCTGAAGACACATTTGAACGGGCGATTCTACAATCTCTGGAACGAGGCACCTTACAGAATCTCCTTTTCGATAATCCCAACAGTAAAGCAGATAACTTCATGCGCTTCGTGCTAGGAGGGTTCCTCAAACTCTCTCCCGTCAAAAAAAGCCTCATGAGTGACACATTACGCTCACGTTTTTTACAAGCACTGAGAGATGTGTCTGGAAATTAATCAAGCTAAACAGCGTATATCATAGAGAAAAAAATTTTATTTTGCATTCCTTTTGCAAATAGACTAAACGTTCCTTGCTTACTAATTTATCAATTTACAATTGCAATGAACACCGCGCTATGTGCTCAGAAAATCAGTGAAAAAGGGATTGCAATGATATGTCTCAGAAAAAATCATAAACGTGCTGTTTATTACGATGAAGAAAAAAAGCAGTATACTAAATGTTTTACTCCTAAATTAGAACTAAAACTGAAATATTGGTTTGGTCTGCGTCAATATCCTGGCTTAAATTTTGCTCATATTGCTAACAGATTAAACGCTCTTGGATTAAAAACACCTCCAGTTATCACTGCCGAAAAATACAAGATTATAACTCAAGAAGTTGAAGCTCCAACGCTTAAAGAATATCTGCAAGAGACTAAGGATCCAACCATTGAACCACGCCTTATTGAACTTGTAGCCACTATCCTTAATTCCGGAATTGTTTTTTTTGACTTTCATTACGAAAATTTTCTCTACAAAGATAACGAGTTTTGTGTTTTAGATCTTGAAGGATACAGTGATTCTTTTTTCACATCACGTGGGAAATCCGGTGTGCTTTACCGTATTGAGAAACACCTCGGCACCCATTTCCGTGAAGAAGTTGAACGGCGTTGGGTAAACGTAACCCTGTCACACAAAATTTCAGACATTTTCCAAAAGCTGCGTGGTAAAAAATAGCTCATTGACGCAAAGCCCAGTTCGTCCTACCTGTGTCGGATAATGCCAAAGACACTTATTATTGCAGAAAAGCCCTCGGTTGCCCGTGAAATTGCCCCGCATGTGAACGCCACCAACCGCAAGGAAGGATATTTAGAAGGTGCCACCCATATAGTCAGCTGGGCTGTTGGGCACCTCGTAGGCATTGCTGAACCAGAGGAACAGCATGAAGCATGGCAGGGACGCTGGAACATAGAGCAACTGCCCATAATTCCCCCCAAATTCAAACTTGCCGTCCTTAAAGAAGGACAACGACAATACGCAGTTCTCAACCGTTTACTGAACGATCAGAACGTCTCTGACATTGTCAACGCAACAGATGCCGGGCGTGAAGGCGAACTTATCTTCCGCCGCATTTACCTCATGGCAGGCTGCGACAAGCCTGTGAAGCGCCTGTGGGCGAACGACATGACTGAAGAGGGGCTAAAAAAAAGCTTGAACAAGCTCATGCCTGATTCCAAAAAACGTAATTTGGGCCTTGCCGCATTTGCCAGAGCCGAAGCTGACTGGCTGATCGGTATGAACTTTTCCCGCATCTTCACAGTAAAAGCGAACCGCCTTATTTCTGTAGGACGTGTGCAGACCCCTGTACTAAAGCTCCTTGCAGACCGCCGCAACGAAATCGAACACTTTGAGCCTAAAGATTACTGGACAGTTGAAGCGACCTTCTGCCGTCCAGAAAAATCCAGTGCGCCCATTGAAGCAGGCGCTGAATCAAACACGCAACAAGAGACACCTGCTGATTGCTTCTCTGCGACCTATCATCTTCCCGAGGATGAAAAAGAAACACGCATTAACTTTGAATCACGGGCTCTGAAAGTTGTAGAAGAGTGCAAGGATAAAGAAGGCAAAGTTGAAGGCGTTATCAGCCGTAAAGGCAGCACGAAACCACCTTTGCCGTTTGACCTGACCACACTCCAGCGTGAAGCGAACACCCGCTTCGGACTTTCAGCAAAGGATACCCTTGCCATTGCTCAGGCATTGTACGAACAGAAAAAACTTATTACCTACCCTCGTACAGATTCACGCCATTTAACTAAAGAACTGTTCGCAGAAATTCTCACGTATTTCCGCGCTATCTACCCTCTCTATAAAGAAGAAACAGTTCCTGCTGTGAATAGAATTAAAGACGGTAAAAAGTTTCCATGTGTGAATGATAAGAAAGTTACCGATCACCACGCTATCATCCCTACAGCTCGCAAGGCAAACATTCTTCAGCTATCCGGTGATGAACAAAAAATTTATGAAATGATCTGCCGCCGCTTCATCGCAGCCTTCAGTCAGGAAGCAGTATACCAGTCATCCACCGTCCGTGTGCTTGTGGGTGAACATTTGTTCGTCGCCAAAGGGAAAATATTCAAGGACAAAGGCTGGCTCGTGGTCGAACCGTGGCGAGCTGCGCAGGACAACCCGCTACCGTCACTCCGCAAGGGAGCAACCGTAAACACTGACGCCATCGACACAGTAAAACGCCAGACAAAAGCTCCGGCACACTTTACAGACGCGTCACTCCTGAGCGCTATGGAGACAGCCGGTAAATTTGTAGAAGACGAAGAGCTCCGTCTCGCCATGAAAGAACGTGGCCTTGGTACTCCGGCAACGCGTGCACAGGTTATTGAAACGCTACTCTCGCGAAAGTACATAGAACGCAATGGAAAAAAACTTCAGGCCACGAACTCCGGTCA includes these proteins:
- a CDS encoding YciI family protein; its protein translation is MFIVSLTYTCELDQINAHLEAHIAYLKNQYALGHFVASGRKVPRTGGVILARFDSREELDAALQLDPFYKEKLASYEIQEFIPTMVGEGLEAIREEA
- a CDS encoding 4Fe-4S dicluster domain-containing protein gives rise to the protein MGHIIAKDIYKELGEKLDGSMVRMPWNDALKEMVTYLYTPAEAELIVAMPYRPATLERIATMTKLNETKLRYMLDGLCKKGLVCDIWNGDQYEYMVSPFVVGFFEFTMMRTGTNLPQKKWAELFQAYMFGKKEFLDANFADGQKISVMRALPYEETIIADPHVEVLDYERAAALIDAQSSFAVGLCSCRHEKHHLGEQKCNVPLDTCTTIGSGAEFLIRNNLARRSSKDEMFDILARSKDMGFTLTADNVKQDVGFICHCCGCCCTLMNGIKKTGYTNILVSSSFVATCSEEDCIGCGLCAKACPVDAISMQERFGAVIKDKRPKKLAVIDTDRCLGCGVCALQCKPKALVLEKTSKRVIHPEDTFERAILQSLERGTLQNLLFDNPNSKADNFMRFVLGGFLKLSPVKKSLMSDTLRSRFLQALRDVSGN
- a CDS encoding type IA DNA topoisomerase; this encodes MPKTLIIAEKPSVAREIAPHVNATNRKEGYLEGATHIVSWAVGHLVGIAEPEEQHEAWQGRWNIEQLPIIPPKFKLAVLKEGQRQYAVLNRLLNDQNVSDIVNATDAGREGELIFRRIYLMAGCDKPVKRLWANDMTEEGLKKSLNKLMPDSKKRNLGLAAFARAEADWLIGMNFSRIFTVKANRLISVGRVQTPVLKLLADRRNEIEHFEPKDYWTVEATFCRPEKSSAPIEAGAESNTQQETPADCFSATYHLPEDEKETRINFESRALKVVEECKDKEGKVEGVISRKGSTKPPLPFDLTTLQREANTRFGLSAKDTLAIAQALYEQKKLITYPRTDSRHLTKELFAEILTYFRAIYPLYKEETVPAVNRIKDGKKFPCVNDKKVTDHHAIIPTARKANILQLSGDEQKIYEMICRRFIAAFSQEAVYQSSTVRVLVGEHLFVAKGKIFKDKGWLVVEPWRAAQDNPLPSLRKGATVNTDAIDTVKRQTKAPAHFTDASLLSAMETAGKFVEDEELRLAMKERGLGTPATRAQVIETLLSRKYIERNGKKLQATNSGQEIIEVISAMLPDIVSPEMTGQWEKKLKDIEGGTATYPEFMHSIRHLVAGSIHNIKDKSVAPILLAMKAKEVGEREPDGTCPLCGGEVVDLDKRYACSNWKRDDGGCLFVIWKSMFGRTIDKTIVDELLSKGRTTEPLELVSKAGKKYSAFLKIELGQVKLEFVNSPRPYASTQQVAEYDGVPPEDMPPPAPLPGQDDYAPPPMSDDNMTETQMAAQPPVDEDSIDINS